The Macrotis lagotis isolate mMagLag1 chromosome 6, bilby.v1.9.chrom.fasta, whole genome shotgun sequence genome includes a window with the following:
- the OBSL1 gene encoding obscurin-like protein 1 isoform X2 — translation MAMEGMGVLGGAPRFLRFPRPVQVLRGTDAILRCCLTGCPPPTVLWEKDGQQLEASSRLCLQTEGAEHSLLVREAGVPDAGVYVCRAQNSSGEAYAAAALTIQEPPAPSPPERSSDWAQESPSPIPLQGPLPTSRTPSPLDTASTFLSSAPAQAPTLSQESPDLLSESLEGPPMFLEGPQSQWVQQGEEVILTCQVGGWPEPAIHWEKDGRLLEEIWESSHFCLTNGLTGAGGHELRIRGIRLPDAGVYVCHASNTHGHVLAAALLQIQPSWETPRSSPQHSQRDPAGQGPPAPKSFWVSEGKHAKFRCYVTGKPEPETEWHWEGQPLSPGRRRLLYRDRDGGFVLKVLYCQPADCGLYICAARNTAGHTLSAVQLHVREPRVRFSVPLENVEGEEHEDAVLECQVPSRGIITTWYREDQRLLPSPKYEMGEAGVVRRLIIHDLEADDDGIYLCEMRGRVRTVATVAVRGPIKRRLPRKLDVLEGENAVLSVEVREAKAPGHWTRDGQELPASPRIIQTNSNHTHILVLVGVTRQDAGVVTFSLGSSHTSSRLRVKCVKQVPPGPPVAVELGAGRSNTALLSWKPPVPAPDTAYTYRIERQEVGTDAWVQCLTTEAAGVVEVPGDSVPNEGDYRFRLSVVSEHGQSPHMLFPGSVHLVPTARVQRGLQDVCVQEGDDATFSLDLSTSVKGIWFLKGTELKAVGSEAGPSGEAQGYLVQQEGPHHSLLLRATRLQDSGALITFQCPGVHVSAMLHVQEPPVRIVLPQEKVSIEAVIPEQIVLTCELSRAGAPVHWYKDGLEVEESEALVLENEGPQCRLVIPAAQPQHGGEFVCKVGEDLAFFMVTIKEPPVRIISPQDKVSVAAESLEEVVLRCELSRAGVPVHWYKDGMVVKESETLVLETEGPHCHLILPVAQPQDGGKFVCKAGDDLAVFNVTITEPPVRITQPQDEMFLTAVTSERVVLMCQVSRPGALVGWYKNGMEVEESNDLVLESEGLQHRLVLPSVRLQDGGEFVCSTRDDSAFFTLTVTDPPVRIISPQDVVNIAALSSERVVLKCELSQAGVPVCWSKDGLEVEESKALVLESEGPHHRLILPVSKPQDGGEFVCKAGEDSAFFNVTITEPPVRILFPKDEVSVTAVSSERVVLMCELSRAEAPVRWYKDGLEVEESEALVLESEGPHHRLVLPAAQPQDGGEFVCDAGNDSAFFIVTVTVPPERIVRPSARFLQLQFRSPSRVELRCEVAPVGARVCWYKDGLEVEASEDLKLGAEGPVRTLTLPHARPQDAGEYVCETRDEAVSFDVRLAESPVQFLLPEEAPSLLSVSAGEPLVLSCELSRASAPVFWSLNGSPVQEDENLELRSEGTRRLLLIQAAHPSHAGNYTCQAGTHPAAPSLTFPVQVTEPPQVKLVSELTPLTIQEGDDATFRCEVSPPDAELTWLLNGTSVPPSSRVETSQNGPNHTLILRGCRISDSGMVTAQTKGAETTARLHVREAELLFLRRLQDARTEEGQDLCMEVETSRVGGKGIVSWFRGGKPLPEDDRFSVVQDGRVHRLIIRKVTVSDQGIYSCKSHHDRTQARLLVRPEQLKVRHHLQDVVVIEGGSATFQLELSQSGVIGEWARGGVRLEPGRNCQITVQGHNHSLVLSDLGLADTGTVSFTTDTLRCTARLEVKEVPLAIVKGLQDLEVTEGDSVTFECELSRIQADLTWDKDGRELSPSPRLRIQALGSRRLLQLRHCSSADAGTYRCSVGNAQATTARLTVRKREVSVLLELKPVRAREGDGATFKCTVSEPGIPGCWLLGGRVLRPGGRVRIRQEGNLHSLMLSELQAEDSGEIQFQAGQAKSSTQLEVEALPLQICRKPPREKTVLTGRRAALEVTVSRAGGHVRWLLGGVDLPPGPKYEFRSHGVTHSLIIHNVQPTDEGTYCCQAGEDSANTNLLVESS, via the exons ATGGCCATGGAAGGGATGGGTGTTCTTGGGGGTGCCCCTCGCTTCCTTCGTTTCCCAAGGCCCGTCCAGGTCCTGCGCGGCACCGATGCCATCCTGCGGTGTTGCCTCACAGGCTGCCCTCCACCCACCGTCCTTTGGGAGAAGGATGGGCAACAGCTGGAGGCATCTAGCCGGCTGTGTCTTCAGACAGAGGGGGCTGAACATAGCCTTCTGGTAAGGGAAGCTGGGGTCCCAGACGCTGGAGTTTATGTGTGCCGGGCCCAAAACTCATCTGGGGAGGCCTATGCCGCGGCAGCCCTCACTATCCAAGAGCCTCCAGCCCCCAGCCCCCCAGAGAGGTCCTCTGACTGGGCCCAGGAGTCTCCCAGCCCAATCCCTCTGCAAGGTCCCCTTCCTACATCCAGGACCCCGAGTCCTCTGGACACAGCTTCTACATTCCTCTCCTCAGCCCCAGCCCAGGCCCCCACCCTTTCACAGGAGTCCCCAGACTTACTTTCTGAGTCCTTGGAAGGTCCCCCCATGTTCTTGGAAGGTCCACAGTCTCAGTGGGTGCAGCAGGGTGAGGAAGTAATCCTGACATGCCAAGTAGGTGGGTGGCCAGAACCTGCCATCCACTGGGAGAAGGACGGGCGGCTCCTGGAGGAGATCTGGGAGAGCAGTCACTTCTGTCTGACCAACGGCCTGACTGGGGCCGGGGGCCATGAGCTCCGGATCAGGGGCATTCGACTTCCAGATGCAGGCGTCTACGTGTGCCACGCAAGCAACACACATGGGCACGTGCTGGCCGCAGCCCTGCTCCAGATCCAGCCCTCATGGGAGACCCCTCGAAGCTCCCCCCAGCATAGCCAGAGGGATCCTGCAGGCCAGGGTCCTCCTGCCCCCAAAAGCTTCTGGGTGAGCGAGGGGAAACATGCCAAGTTCCGATGCTACGTGACTGGCAAGCCAGAGCCCGAGACCGAGTGGCACTGGGAAGGCCAGCCCCTGAGCCCTGGGCGCCGGCGCCTACTCTACCGGGACCGCGATGGAGGCTTCGTGCTGAAGGTCCTGTACTGCCAGCCCGCTGACTGTGGCCTTTATATCTGCGCGGCCCGCAACACCGCCGGACACACTCTCAGCGCTGTCCAGCTCCATGTCCGAG AGCCCCGAGTTCGGTTTTCAGTTCCCCTCGAGAATGTGGAGGGTGAAGAGCATGAGGATGCCGTTCTAGAATGCCAGGTGCCTTCCCGGGGCATTATCACAACCTGGTACCGGGAAGACCAGCGGCTGCTGCCCAGCCCCAAGTATGAGATGGGAGAGGCAGGAGTTGTGCGGCGCCTTATCATCCATGACTTGGAGGCTGACGATGACGGCATTTACCTGTGTGAGATGCGGGGCCGTGTGCGGACAGTAGCCACTGTAGCTGTCAGAG GACCCATCAAGAGGCGGCTGCCCAGGAAGCTAGACGTGCTGGAAGGAGAAAACGCAGTGCTGTCGGTGGAGGTTCGAGAAGCCAAGGCTCCTGGGCACTGGACCCGAGATGGTCAGGAGTTGCCAGCCTCACCTCGAATCATCCAGACCAATTCCAACCACACACACATCCTGGTATTGGTGGGGGTCACACGCCAGGACGCTGGTGTGGTCACCTTCAGCTTGGGCTCCTCTCACACCTCCTCCAGGCTGAGAGTCAAAT GTGTGAAGCAGGTACCCCCAGGACCCCCAGTGGCGGTTGAGCTCGGAGCAGGACGTAGCAATACAGCCCTGCTCAGCTGGAAACCACCAGTGCCTGCCCCTGACACGGCCTATACCTACCGAATAGAACGGCAAGAGGTTGGCACAGATGCCTGGGTGCAGTGCCTTACCACAGAAGCTGCTGGTGTCGTGGAGGTGCCTGGAGACAGCGTGCCCAATGAGGGGGACTACCGCTTCCGGCTCTCTGTGGTCAGCGAGCACGGCCAGAGCCCACACATGCTCTTTCCGGGTTCAGTCCACCTGG TGCCCACGGCTCGGGTGCAGAGGGGCCTCCAAGATGTGTGTGTACAGGAAGGGGATGATGCCACCTTCTCCCTCGACCTCTCCACCTCAGTAAAAGGCATCTGGTTCCTGAAGGGAACAGAACTCAAGGCAGTGGGATCAGAGGCGGGTCCCAGTGGAGAAGCCCAAGGGTACCTGGTGCAACAAGAGGGCCCCCATCACAGCTTGCTTCTCCGAGCCACCAGGCTCCAGGACAGCGGGGCCCTCATCACCTTCCAGTGCCCTGGTGTACACGTCTCTGCCATGCTTCATGTGCAAG AGCCCCCCGTGAGGATTGTGCTCCCTCAAGAAAAGGTATCCATCGAGGCCGTGATCCCAGAACAGATAGTGCTCACCTGTGAATTGTCCCGGGCTGGAGCACCTGTGCATTGGTACAAAGATGGCCTGGAGGTAGAAGAGAGTGAAGCCCTGGTGCTGGAGAATGAGGGCCCCCAATGCCGCCTGGTGATCCCTGCTGCCCAACCCCAGCATGGGGGAGAGTTTGTATGCAAAGTGGGAGAGGACTTGGCTTTCTTTATGGTCACCATCAAAG AACCGCCTGTGAGGATCATATCCCCTCAAGACAAGGTGTCTGTGGCTGCAGAGAGCTTAGAAGAGGTGGTTTTGAGATGCGAGCTGTCCAGGGCTGGAGTTCCTGTGCACTGGTACAAGGATGGAATGGTGGTAAAGGAGAGTGAAACACTGGTACTGGAGACTGAGGGTCCCCACTGCCATCTGATACTGCCTGTAGCCCAACCCCAGGATGGTGGCAAATTTGTGTGCAAGGCAGGAGATGACCTGGCTGTCTTCAATGTCACCATCACAG AGCCCCCAGTACGGATCACACAACCCCAAGATGAGATGTTCCTAACTGCTGTGACCTCAGAGAGAGTGGTCCTGATGTGCCAAGTATCCCGGCCCGGAGCTCTGGTGGGATGGTACAAGAACGGGATGGAGGTGGAAGAGAGCAACGATTTGGTGTTGGAGAGCGAGGGACTCCAACATCGTCTGGTGCTGCCTTCTGTGAGACTCCAAGATGGTGGCGAGTTTGTATGCAGCACCAGAGATGACTCTGCTTTCTTCACCCTAACTGTAACAG ACCCTCCGGTGAGAATTATATCCCCTCAGGATGTGGTGAACATAGCTGCCCTCAGCTCAGAGCGAGTGGTCTTGAAATGTGAGCTGTCCCAGGCCGGAGTCCCTGTGTGTTGGTCCAAGGATGGGCTGGAGGTGGAGGAGAGTAAGGCTTTGGTCCTGGAGAGTGAGGGGCCCCATCACCGCTTGATACTGCCTGTATCCAAACCCCAGGATGGAGGAGAATTTGTGTGCAAGGCTGGAGAAGACTCAGCTTTCTTCAATGTCACTATCACAG AGCCTCCAGTAAGAATCCTGTTCCCCAAGGATGAGGTATCTGTGACTGCTGTGAGTTCAGAACGAGTGGTCCTGATGTGTGAGCTTTCCCGGGCCGAAGCCCCTGTGCGCTGGTACAAGGATGGGCTGGAGGTAGAGGAGAGTGAGGCCCTAGTCCTGGAGAGTGAGGGACCTCACCATCGTCTAGTCCTGCCTGCAGCCCAGCCCCAGGATGGAGGAGAGTTTGTGTGTGATGCAGGGAATGACTCAGCCTTCTTCATCGTCACTGTCACAG TACCCCCAGAACGGATAGTGCGTCCATCAGCTCGCTTTCTTCAGCTGCAATTCAGGTCCCCTAGTCGAGTGGAGCTTCGCTGTGAGGTGGCACCTGTGGGGGCCCGTGTATGTTGGTACAAGGACGGGCTGGAAGTGGAGGCATCTGAAGATTTGAAACTCGGAGCTGAGGGGCCTGTGAGGACCCTGACCCTACCCCATGCCAGGCCCCAAGACGCTGGAGAGTATGTCTGTGAGACCCGAGATGAAGCGGTCTCCTTTGACGTCCGCCTAGCTG AATCTCCAGTGCAATTCCTCCTCCCCGAGGAGGCTCCCTCTCTGCTGTCCGTCTCCGCGGGGGAGCCCTTGGTCCTGAGCTGTGAGCTGTCCAGGGCCAGCGCCCCTGTGTTCTGGAGTCTGAACGGGAGCCCTGTACAAGAGGATGAGAACCTGGAGCTTCGTTCTGAGGGTACCCGGCGCCTGCTGCTTATCCAGGCTGCCCACCCTTCTCATGCTGGGAACTACACGTGCCAGGCTGGGACCCACCCTGCAgcccccagcctcactttccctgTCCAGGTGACCG AACCCCCCCAGGTGAAGCTAGTCTCAGAACTGACTCCACTGACCATCCAAGAGGGTGATGATGCCACCTTCCGCTGTGAGGTCTCCCCCCCAGATGCTGAGCTCACCTGGCTTCTAAATGGGACTTCCGTTCCCCCTAGTAGTCGGGTAGAAACAAGCCAGAATGGCCCAAACCATACCTTGATCCTTCGGGGCTGCCGGATAAGTGACTCTGGCATGGTGACTGCCCAAACCAAGGGGGCTGAGACCACAGCCAGGCTCCATGTCAGAG aGGCTGAGTTGCTGTTTTTGCGGAGGCTACAGGATGCTCGAACTGAAGAGGGCCAGGATCTATGTATGGAAGTGGAGACCAGCAGAGTTGGGGGGAAAGGAATAGTGAGCTGGTTTCGAGGGGGAAAACCTCTTCCTGAAGATGATAGGTTCTCTGTGGTCCAGGATGGCCGAGTGCATCGTCTAATCATCCGCAAAGTCACGGTGAGTGACCAAGGCATCTACAGCTGCAAGAGCCACCATGACCGTACCCAGGCTCGGCTGCTTGTGAGGC CTGAACAGTTGAAGGTGCGGCATCATCTCCAGGATGTGGTTGTCATTGAAGGGGGCAGTGCCACCTTCCAACTGGAGCTGTCTCAGTCTGGGGTGATTGGAGAATGGGCCAGGGGAGGGGTCAGGCTAGAGCCTGGTCGAAACTGCCAAATCACTGTCCAGGGCCACAACCACTCACTGGTGCTCAGTGATCTGGGCCTAGCTGATACTGGAACTGTGTCCTTCACCACTGACACTCTGCGTTGCACTGCCCGGCTGGAAGTGAAAG AGGTACCTTTAGCCATTGTGAAGGGACTCCAGGACCTAGAAGTGACAGAAGGTGACTCAGTCACATTTGAGTGTGAGTTATCCAGGATCCAGGCCGACCTCACATGGGATAAG GACGGCCGGGAGCTGTCACCCAGTCCTCGGCTCCGGATCCAGGCTCTGGGCTCCCGCAGGCTCCTCCAGCTCCGGCACTGCAGCTCCGCGGATGCGGGCACCTACCGCTGCTCCGTGGGGAACGCCCAAGCTACGACTGCCCGCCTCACCGTGCGGA AGAGGGAGGTGTCCGTACTGCTTGAACTCAAACCCGTGAGAGCCCGGGAGGGCGACGGCGCCACGTTCAAGTGTACGGTGTCCGAGCCCGGTATCCCTGGTTGCTGGCTGCTGGGAGGCCGCGTCCTGCGTCCGGGGGGCCGTGTCCGAATTCGACAGGAAG